The sequence TCAACGTTGAATTAGCTTAAGAAATAAAGTATCTTCCAAGAATTCTTGCCTCCATAATATGACTACTTAAGTACTCCAAAACTAACCTAAAACAAGTCAACATTTAAAGACCTTTTACCCTTTTTGTTTTAAAAATTTGTAGTTGAACAAAAAcccattatataatatatatatatatatatatatatatatatatatatatatatatatatatatatatatatatatatatatattccggcCACTTGTGTCAGACACTCCGGCAGGTGTCACTCTCCGGCAACTCTTTTCAATTCTACTATTTATACCCACCCACCCACCCCCACACTCCCCTACTTATCCTTACATTTAAAGAAAAAGAACACACACTTTGATGTACTAAAACGTCTTTTTACATCAAAAAAGAGAAGCAAAGGCATATCGTGTTTTTGAGAGGACGTGAGTTTGGCATGTAAAAACGTACTACGACTACGATCACTACATACAAACCTACCTAATCTTCCTTCATTACACTTTACATACAACACATTACCATTTCTTGATTCACAATGAATACCGAATTACACAACATTCGTAACGACCCGAGTTTACTTGAAAGACAACAAGCAAGAATGAaatggcaacaacaacaacaacaacaatgtttTTATAATGGGAATAATGATCAGCATCTTCAAAATACGTATACGTCGGGTTTGATCGGTAACCAGCCCGTTCTGGATATCGTGAAGCCCGACCCAGGAATGGATGAGGGTTGGGCCAGGTTTGATGGTGTAGCATATGGTGATCAATTGAGTTATGGGAATATGAATCAAAACACAAGATTAAACATGGAACCATCAGGGGTAGATCAGTCATTTCAACAAGGGAATTCAAGTTCTGTATCAGTGTCACCTAAGAAGAGGAAAGCCGATAAGGGTCAAACCATACAGGTAATTAAAGATTTGATAATAACAGTCcttcataaacatgttttaaatgttTAACATGATTGTACGTTATGCATAAATGTTTTGAAATTAAGACAGGTCTTATATTGTTTCTTAGAATAGAATTAAGAATTAAGAATTAAGATTAAGAATACCGTTTACTTTATTATTACTCCGTATGTTTTAATGTCAAGTTTCCTAAACGGTACaagtatttaattaaattaaataaaattaaaaaatttgaTGTGTGACACTTTCAGGTAGTTActgaaaaggaaaagaaaataaaagggTGTGCTGAAGAAGGGGATTCTAAAATCACAGATCAAAATAGTAACAGTGAAAAAGCAGGTGATAGTAAAGAAGCTTCTACAAACACTTCATCGAAAGAAAAATCGAAGGTGTCGGAGGTTCAAAAACAGGATTATATTCATGTTCGAGCGCGACGTGGTCAAGCCACTGATAGCCATAGTTTAGCCGAAAGAGTATGTGAACAGAAAATCATCAAAACTTATTTCGGATAACGATTTAATGATTATGATTTTTGATTTATGACGAAATTTGAATTTGATCatgacaattaattaattaattaatatatacatTTAGGTAAGAAGGGAGAAAATTAGTGAGAGAATGAAGTACTTGCAAGATTTGGTACCAGGGTGCAACAAGATCACAGGCAAAGCTGGAATGCTTGATGAAATTATTAACTATGTTCAATCTTTACAAAAACAAGTAGaggtaataacaattataattcagATCATTAGCCTCATATATATGAAATTGACTTTTATGTAACTCTGTTTTGTATATTACTGAACATATGTATAACTTGATTTTAATAGTTCCTGTCCATGAAGCTCGCTACTGTTAATCCGGAGCTAGATTTCAATATCGATAATGTTTTCACGAAAGAGGTAAGAATAATATAtaacattcatattcatattcatattcatattataatcaTGGGAAATGGAATTCGGGCTATGTTTTATATCTAACGGGTTAGACAGTAAAACTATTGAGGTGACCCTTTAACGTTGAGGTTTGAGTCCTTTTATGGACAACTTGTATATATTTCGTGAATCATTAAAACTATTAGGCCACTTCCTATCGtagctaaactattcatcctcttaatcttccacatcagcgccacatcaacaccaatatactataactaactcataactaaacactccctatcatgacTAAAACAATACtcttcttaatatacaacgtacaagcaataaagcatcaagtcccaCAATAAAAATCCACTGGGACCTACAATTACTATAACTATCCCTCTTTCTTCCGTTAAATCAATGGTGAAATCCTATAACTAAAACCTATAATGAATTGGTGCCTATGGCACCAAACGGGTAATGAATGCCGCATGGGCGCTTATAACGACGGGTAACGTATCCATAGGGTGCGGTCTTAGAGGGAACGGGTCGAACTCTCCCTAAAGTATTATGCCTACTATACATGATAAGGCTTACATTATTATTACTACGTATTATTCTGTTCATAAGACTATGTTATTGTTAAAATACCATGTCAGGTAATCACACTATTTATTTACAAAAGATCATAAAAATTGGACAAAAAGTGTTTCACGTCAACTCAAACAAACTCGTACCAAATGATATAGTAGTAGTTATTTTAACCCATTACCCAAATCCTTCGTATTCATTTACATTACCACCTCGAGCGGAACAACATAATTTAGGAGAATTTGAAATTATCACTAGTACTAACAACTATATGTTTATATCAGATGTTTCCATCCCCGACAAGCGAATTTCAAGCACTCGGATGTTCTTCAGAAACGGCTAATTCTGCATATTTTCAGTTAAATTCATTGGATCAACTAGCGTCATATTGTGGAGTAGACACAGGAATTAATCAAGCAGAAATGACTTTAAGAAGTATTAGTAGTGTTCCGATTCCGATTCCGATCCCTGAAACATTTATGGATTCATCTTGTTTCAATGTAATTTCTTCTGATCTTTCCCATTCATTCTTTCAACTGTAACTTTTGTTCACTGTGAATAATAATAAGTCATACATTTGTACTTCGTGCATATCAATGTGTACCTAAATAGTCATAGCCTCTTATCAAAGATTCAAACTTATTTTTTGTCACAGCAAATCCAGCCAGGTGCTATGTGGGATGCTGATTTACAGAATCTGTACAAAATGGAATTTGAACAGGGAACATTGATGCCATTTCAATCCCATCAATTTACAGGTAAAGTGTAGTGAAACTAAAAAAAACTTTCTAAAGTCATAAAAAAAATGATGCCTAATAAAAACTATACTTGCAAGATTGTGACTATAGAGAGACCCACAAAAAGTAGGAATGATTTTCTTAAAGAAATTAAATGAGTCCCAGCTCAATAACCAAGAAAGTTGCATAGTAGGTATCTTTCTTTATCCCTGTCTTCCACCAAAAATGATTAAACGTTTTGGTCCTATAGATAACCATAAATTGTCCATTTCCAttgaaaaaaagaagaaaaaaaaaaacagctTGAAGATAATGCACTTCTAGCACACCATAAAAAGGTCCTCACTTGATAAGTATACATTTCTTTTAAGTGAATATCAAATAATGAAACACTATTTACATTCTTTGCAGGTTTAAATGAAGAAAGCAATATGAAGATAGAGATGTGAAGAGTGAAACCAAAATTATATTTAGCTTGGAATAGATTATAATTGTTACTGATCCTTATTCATTACTCGTTCGCCAAAGTACATATCGCGTATGCGAGTACAAATACTGGCATTGTAGGAACAATAATTGGAAAATATAATGCATGTTACAAATCAGAAGTTACTGTTTTATTATATGGATAAGGTTCTATAATGTTTAATGAATTAAAGATGCAAACATGAATAGGGACCAAGAAAATGACATATAAGATGAAATCAACTTCAACCATGATCACAACTCACAACCATTCTTAATATGGTGGTCTATTACTCTATTATCACAATTGGCCTACAAATTGCAACTTGCAAAAAATGTAGAAGCAAAGCGGAGAGCGATCGAAGATTTTTTCGTATGAAGTATATATTTTGATTAAGTAGCACATTATTGAATCTAAGTGCAATATCAAATTAACCAGTCATGATTCACTTACTTGGGTCATGAGTAACATCGACGTATTACCTGATTTGATCCAGATCCGATCCATTAACGCACCTACCTTACAAGCTCTCATCAATGGCATCAAAGACTGCAAGGAACCTAAATGACCCAAGCTAGTGACAAGTCAAAAACCAACAGACAAACCAGCCTATGAGTCGTATGGGTACTCTTTTGGGACCAAAAGAGACGTATAGTGCAATAAATGACGAGAGAACTCATTCTCAAATGGGCCATAATTGTAACCCTACAT comes from Rutidosis leptorrhynchoides isolate AG116_Rl617_1_P2 chromosome 4, CSIRO_AGI_Rlap_v1, whole genome shotgun sequence and encodes:
- the LOC139845444 gene encoding transcription factor bHLH63, producing the protein MNTELHNIRNDPSLLERQQARMKWQQQQQQQCFYNGNNDQHLQNTYTSGLIGNQPVLDIVKPDPGMDEGWARFDGVAYGDQLSYGNMNQNTRLNMEPSGVDQSFQQGNSSSVSVSPKKRKADKGQTIQVVTEKEKKIKGCAEEGDSKITDQNSNSEKAGDSKEASTNTSSKEKSKVSEVQKQDYIHVRARRGQATDSHSLAERVRREKISERMKYLQDLVPGCNKITGKAGMLDEIINYVQSLQKQVEFLSMKLATVNPELDFNIDNVFTKEMFPSPTSEFQALGCSSETANSAYFQLNSLDQLASYCGVDTGINQAEMTLRSISSVPIPIPIPETFMDSSCFNQIQPGAMWDADLQNLYKMEFEQGTLMPFQSHQFTGLNEESNMKIEM